The genomic interval GGCACATTATGTTGCGTTATCTTGATGATACCATAAAAATGAAGACAAATATAAAACAAGCATgtctaattttagttttaaacatCAACAACGTTTGTTTCAGGCATTTGGTTGGAttcttccttttcctctttCTGACCATATACACAGCAATGCAAGCTCCGAGTGTCATGGATCTCACGTCCCTCAAACGTTTGCCTGACATGGTCCAACAAGCTGATTTACACAAGATTCGTTTAGAACTCTTGAATTGCCTTCCTTCGCTACCTAACATGCCAGATTTTCATAAGTTAAAGGATGAATTAAGGACATCATTGCCATCTATGGATTTTCTTTCCTCACTCTCGAGCTGGCATTTTGTGCAACTCCTCACCAACTGCCTGCGTGAGCAGTTCTCCCAGGTCTGTCAGATAAATGATTGTACTCTGTTGATGTGCTGCTTCTTGCATTGTTTAATTCTTACTGGTTGGCTTTGAAGctatgagaaagaagagaaattctTATTTAATAGTTACTAAACCTGGTTATGTGTAAGCAGTTATCCATTGAACTTCGTGTGTTCAAAACTAAGTTTATTACACTGCAGTTCCTTAATGCCACATACCAATGCACCAAGGGTAGACCTCTCAGATGTATCCACTTCCTTTGTCAGCCACTTTAAACTACATGTttttaaaaaagggaaaaatacaGAGAGAAGTGGTATGTATACTAAACAGTATTTACATGTACTTTTGTTCCCAAAGAATTGCGCAAGGAATACACCCTCAATTGGCATTCTGTGTGTAGAAGAATGCAATGGCTTGGTGACTGCTGCATATTAGAGTTGTAGCGTTATGGGGCTATTTATCAAGTCTTTTTTGTACTTCCATCAAGGTCAGATTGAGtgactcttttttatttttcaagtcacCCCCCATGCTTGGTGCTCACCCAACTAAAGAATTTGGAGCAAGTTATATATTTGGTCTGGCTAATTATGAGCATTTGTTGTCAGCATTTCCTTGCATTTTGCTTTGATGCTACTTAGGagtattgtttttatttggttttacgTAATATTGTGAACTTGTTTATGCAAactaattttgagttttggtgttgctctctctctctctctctctctctgcacgCACGCTGTGTAGGAATTTTGCGTATAACATTAGAATGAGCGTTGTTTTGCATTGGTTTTCCATTTATTGAGTAATTGATGAGAATTCGATCCTTCTTGCTGGTATGGCTTATGCACAtgcttttcaaattttaagcaCGCATAatcctacttataaaaaaaatttacatcatCCTAAGGTTCATTCTGGCAGTGTTTGTGTTGCTCAATTTCTGGTAGTACATGTCAAATGCATTTTTGTAATGCTACTATGAATTCACTGTTAGCTTGTTCTACCCCTTGGAAAGTAATGCCTTTACTTGTTTCCTTTTTGCAGCATGGTGTGAAAGAGGATGTGATGAACATGATAGCACCCCAAATGGTCCGGCCAATCACAAGATGGCCCTTTTTTGCCTTCTTAGGTGGGGCCATGTTCTGCTTGCTAGCCAGCAGTACATGCCACCTCCTCTCTTGCCACTCAAAGCGCCTTTCTTACATAATGCTCAGACTTGACTATGCAGGCATCGCAGCTCTCATTGCAACTTCCTTTTACCCTCCTGTCTATTACTCCTTTATGTGCAACCCCTTCTTCTGCAACCTCTACTTGAGCTTCATAACTATTTTAGGGATTGCCACCATTATTTTCTCTCTGTCTCCAGCTTTCCAAACACCCAAGTTCCGGAGCTTCCGAGCTTCCCTCTTCTTCGGAATGGGCATGTCAGGTGTGGCACCTATAGTTCACAAGCTAATAATGTACAGGAATCAGCCAGAGGCCCTCCAAACCACCGGCTATGAGATATTAATGGGGGCTTTATATGGATTAGGAGCATTGATTTATGCGACAAGGATACCAGAACGGTGGAAGCCTGGCAGGTTTGATATTGCTGGACACAGCCACCAGCTTTTTCATGTCTTGGTTGTGGCAGGGGCATATACACACTATCAGGCTGGTCTAGTCTACCTCAGATGGCGGGACGTGAGAGGTTGTTAGATTTGAAACTCCCAACTGCCGACTGCGTGCTAGATGGATCTTTTTTATGGTGTCTTCACTCTCCAACGTGAATTAGTGATATAGTTTTTCCTTGCGCATAAACTTAAAAGaccattttcttataaaatgcAAGGGCCTTGCATTTCAAATGAACTTGGGATTGTAATAAATTGGGGGCTCAGCCCATATTATCGGTCATGAATAGAAACCACTTTCAAATGAACTTGCTGCTCTTGCGAGTGTTGGATTCTGGTTTAATGAGAACACAGGAAAACATAACTGGAGACTGTAATTCCTCTACATTTTTAACACCATAGTCTCATGAGCCAAGTAAAACTTACTTTTTATTGGAAATACacagatctatataaaaaaaacttacttttttaGTTCTTCCATTGACAATCAGGATTGTCATTCACATTCAATGGCGTCAGCAGATCAAAACCCTGAATAGCTTTCGGCAGCACTTTTAGGCTTTTCGTCCTGCTGACCTACATTGGCTTGTATGCAGTACAACAGCATCCACCGATGCGTAATACTGCTGCAATTGCATGTGGATTGCTCTGTGCTTCGCTTCATTAAGTCCAATtttcggttttatttttctctttcaatctAATGCATAATgtttccaaaaaaagaaaaaaaaaaaaaaaacattttccttaGACAAATGAAATaagctatatatgtatatgtatataatttttcagtaAAATCAGGACCTCAGCTTGACAAAAGAATCAGTTTAGTTCAAATCAATCTGGAACCTACCAAATTATGAGGGCCCCTCTAGCAAGGACGGTCATACCGACATCATTTATAAGCACTAGAAACATAATATTTGTGGCACATTCCTTCTCAAAGTCTTCACTGTATCATCCTCGAAGCTTTTTAGATGTCCTAGCTCACAGAATTTCAACCCCTAAACAAGAGAGAATTTGTATGGATATGCATTATAGCTTTCAATAGTCAAAGATATGGCTACAAGTGAGAGAGTTCACGCATGGCTAGCTCAAGTACCCTTTTTTGTAagcattctttcttttttctttggagAACAGGAACGATTTCATCGGTTGATATGGACTTGTGCTGTTTGTTCGATTCATTAAGGAGAGAGAAAGGTAGAATCTTTTCAAAGAGTTTGAAATCTGATCAGAGAGGGTGCTGTAGAGAGTAGTGGCCACTTGCAATGTTTGACCTAAGAATTGTTGCAAAGGGGGGGACCAGCTCCTCAACCAGCTAGCCAGCTGCTTAATTAGAAAGCTCATGATGGCTCTGGCCATCCAAGACGATGTAATATTGATTCTATTAGCTGTACGTGCTGCTTATATAACTTGGGAGATAGCAATATGGGACCCTCTTCAACCGATTCTATTGGAAATATCTTAACAATATTTCAcactaaattttaatttattcacaaaaatagacttataaattaacatgatttcatatgatacgttagatctactttacagtaaaattaattttaaaatttaacttaccacatcataatttttttaataacaattaCATTGACCGACGGTTTCTGCAACACAGATTATATGTATGGATGATGGAGATGCACACGTGGGAATCAATGGGAGGACAAATTTGACTCGTATAGCACGAACATCCAAAATCCAGTCCCATAATCCATTAAGGAAACATTAAATTCAAAGATATCATTGACTCCCAAAGGCAGTCACAGCCACTCACTGACTTTTCTCTACATGTTGGGGTCAGTGATTAGTTATTCCATCTCCTCACTTAATAATCTAAGCTCCTCCAAAAATAAATCTGGGCCTCCTTTTTCCGGCATTTATTATCAATGTGTTTCATCTCCAGCTCATATTATGATAGAGTTGGTTTTGTTTCTTTAGCATGATGCTCTAATTTGGATTTTTCTGCTGAAAATATGGTCCCCAAGTCAAATGCAGAAGACAATTTCATACACAAAATTATTGATGTTTCCCGTTGGCActttcattagaacaccaataGCTTTTTTTGGTTAATAAGTTTCAGGACCCAAGTCATCTCTATAAACCCACATGGTCTGTGTCTGTATCATTAGCCTAGCTTGGTTGCATCAGAATTCAAAGGAAGAACTTGCCAATCTTCATGGCAGGAACCCATCTTGGATGTGCTAATTAAGAGTGATTTCTTACCTTAAAACAAACTGGATCGACTTGAATCAAATCTTTGCAAACCCCTTCCCAAGAAAAAGGAATTACAGATCATGGGCATGTTTAAATCTGTAATTTTCTACTCGTTGCAGTCGGCTTATTGGGATATCTTGAAACTTTTCCAACTCATTTAcaatgcccaaaaaaaaaaaaaaaaaaagtatacttTCCAGTGATCATGGACTTTGATATTGATTAGAGGCAAAAATAATCTGTGGTTTGGGGGAGGGCAAGCTAGTTGCTGGGTGATTTCGTTGTCCTATATGGACTCCTGATCACGACAacgttggaaaaaaataaaccaagtaCAATGAAAGATATGTTATATAGTTCGTGAATTACTACTGTACTTCTACCTTTCACCGAGAGAACAGAACAGCAAAACCTTTGCATATTTTGCTACATGAGTTCTGATACTCACCACACACTATGCCTGTTACAGCCAAAAcacaaatatttcttttttgttagtTAATATTGCtgttgtttctctctctctctctctctctctctctatcacacacacagacacaaaCAGATACACGCGCACACCAACTACAAAGCCAACTGGCAATTTCAATTCATGCACatagagataaaataagaagGCGAAGGATAGAGCAAAGGACAAACGTAGTCTAGGATTTAAGTGTGATTCGTTTGGTTTCTTCTCCCTCTATTCTTCTCCTCTTCTGCTTATATAGAGAATAGAGCcagagagggaggggggagagGGACTCCTTACAACCTCATTCTTCTTACATCTTTCTGTCATAACGAgcctacacacacacacacatgtaggAGAGTGTGATTGGAGTTTTAAGTGTTAAAGAGGCTACTGAAAATGGATTTCTCGGCATCTCAATGTAGCAGTGGATGCGAATCAGGTTGGACTCGGTACTTAGACCAATCCTCACTTTCAGAAAATCAATTCCACAGAGATGGCGGTATGGATGAATATAgaggaaaaggagaaaaaatggaggagaaagaagaagatttaTCCTTGGTCTCTGATGCTTCATCTGGGCCTTCACATTACcatgaagatgatgaagagTCCATTCATGACTATGGGTTTCCCCTTTATTCTTCTACAGCTTCTGAGGAGGCCcgtaaaaacaaaaagaaaaagaaggccAAGGCCAAAGAATCTGGCAGACACCGACAGCATTCAAATCTTGATGATACTGCCAGTTCTCCTGCATTGAACTTTCCAAAGGCAAGTTCATAGATTATATATGCCTTTTGTATATTCTAATGTATTCTAATACATTCAAATCTGCAGGTTACAACTCACTATGGGAATGAA from Juglans microcarpa x Juglans regia isolate MS1-56 chromosome 4S, Jm3101_v1.0, whole genome shotgun sequence carries:
- the LOC121262976 gene encoding heptahelical transmembrane protein 4-like isoform X3, yielding MYPLPLSATLNYMFLKKGKIQREVHGVKEDVMNMIAPQMVRPITRWPFFAFLGGAMFCLLASSTCHLLSCHSKRLSYIMLRLDYAGIAALIATSFYPPVYYSFMCNPFFCNLYLSFITILGIATIIFSLSPAFQTPKFRSFRASLFFGMGMSGVAPIVHKLIMYRNQPEALQTTGYEILMGALYGLGALIYATRIPERWKPGRFDIAGHSHQLFHVLVVAGAYTHYQAGLVYLRWRDVRGC
- the LOC121263128 gene encoding protein SOB FIVE-LIKE 5-like isoform X2, whose amino-acid sequence is MDFSASQCSSGCESGWTRYLDQSSLSENQFHRDGGMDEYRGKGEKMEEKEEDLSLVSDASSGPSHYHEDDEESIHDYGFPLYSSTASEEARKNKKKKKAKAKESGRHRQHSNLDDTASSPALNFPKVTTHYGNEDSMKNLMNFSQGNFSATQFEGKSALQENFIFLKSFAEKPASEEPGGFRGRNWK
- the LOC121263128 gene encoding protein SOB FIVE-LIKE 5-like isoform X1 codes for the protein MDFSASQCSSGCESGWTRYLDQSSLSENQFHRDGGMDEYRGKGEKMEEKEEDLSLVSDASSGPSHYHEDDEESIHDYGFPLYSSTASEEARKNKKKKKAKAKESGRHRQHSNLDDTASSPALNFPKVTTHYGNEDSMKNLMNFSQGNFSATQFEGKSALQENFIFLKSFAEKPASEEPGWPIMWFPWKKLEMTSFVVDAAALQLLWRERVREMRGL
- the LOC121262976 gene encoding heptahelical transmembrane protein 4-like isoform X1; the protein is MTSDEWIASSETFDNIFECKDGDRACSKERKGKRLWMKVKYQLIEYHALPGFLRDNEFILGHYRSEWPLKQVLLSVFSIHNETLNVWTHLVGFFLFLFLTIYTAMQAPSVMDLTSLKRLPDMVQQADLHKIRLELLNCLPSLPNMPDFHKLKDELRTSLPSMDFLSSLSSWHFVQLLTNCLREQFSQHGVKEDVMNMIAPQMVRPITRWPFFAFLGGAMFCLLASSTCHLLSCHSKRLSYIMLRLDYAGIAALIATSFYPPVYYSFMCNPFFCNLYLSFITILGIATIIFSLSPAFQTPKFRSFRASLFFGMGMSGVAPIVHKLIMYRNQPEALQTTGYEILMGALYGLGALIYATRIPERWKPGRFDIAGHSHQLFHVLVVAGAYTHYQAGLVYLRWRDVRGC
- the LOC121262976 gene encoding heptahelical transmembrane protein ADIPOR3-like isoform X2 gives rise to the protein MQAPSVMDLTSLKRLPDMVQQADLHKIRLELLNCLPSLPNMPDFHKLKDELRTSLPSMDFLSSLSSWHFVQLLTNCLREQFSQHGVKEDVMNMIAPQMVRPITRWPFFAFLGGAMFCLLASSTCHLLSCHSKRLSYIMLRLDYAGIAALIATSFYPPVYYSFMCNPFFCNLYLSFITILGIATIIFSLSPAFQTPKFRSFRASLFFGMGMSGVAPIVHKLIMYRNQPEALQTTGYEILMGALYGLGALIYATRIPERWKPGRFDIAGHSHQLFHVLVVAGAYTHYQAGLVYLRWRDVRGC